Proteins found in one Magnolia sinica isolate HGM2019 chromosome 5, MsV1, whole genome shotgun sequence genomic segment:
- the LOC131247087 gene encoding tryptamine 5-hydroxylase-like — MTLEKSHTSVNLTEILMKVVHTKKFKFCATSLGLAKASPTFLAKTRVLINTYAIWREPKSWDEPFRYIGSHIDIKGQDFEPLPFGGGRRGCPGYTFVLATVEIAFARLLKHFDWELPRGVGVDNVDLGETFVLATRKRVPLVLVPTVNRDYEFKGSATLWKQVYP, encoded by the exons ATGACTCTAGAGAAGAGTCACACGAGTGTGAATCTGACTGAGATACTTATGAAGGTGGTTCATAccaagaagttcaagttctgtgcaacttctctaggcttggcgaaggC TTCCCCAACATTTCTCGCCAAGACAAGGGTGTTGATCAACACCTATGCCATATGGCGGGAACCAAAGTCCTGGGATGAACCTTTCAGGTACATTGGGTCCCACATCGATATAAAGGGCCAGGATTTCGAGCCACTCCCATTTGGAGGTGGAAGGAGAGGCTGCCCTGGTTACACCTTTGTGTTGGCCACAGTAGAGATTGCATTTGCTCGACTTTTAAAACATTTCGACTGGGAGCTGCCACGTGGAGTTGGGGTGGATAACGTGGACCTCGGTGAGACTTTCGTATTGGCGACTAGGAAAAGGGTCCCACTTGTTCTCGTTCCAACGGTGAATAGGGACTATGAATTCAAAGGCAGTGCCACTTTATGGAAGCAAGTGTACCCATGA